From Bombus vancouverensis nearcticus chromosome 15, iyBomVanc1_principal, whole genome shotgun sequence, the proteins below share one genomic window:
- the LOC117157405 gene encoding uncharacterized protein LOC117157405: MKNRMSNASQEFVEFFSRVACWIWETIEKLFDIILDFLARIIELILAVMNLIFQVICFLRDLCIEAMQTFANVFRGIVNVVSNISCEEVEDFVSACIVVLLWIVAFKLVRNLLQNSRIAAFLKPRHTSLNINDNNKVERLELGVCPAQRRTGKRINRRNGKRPRTDPKQEFND; the protein is encoded by the exons ATGAAAAATCGTATGTCGAACGCGTCGCAAGAATTCGTCGAGTTCTTCTCGCGCGTCGCCTGCTGGATATGGGAGACCATCGAAAAGTTATTCGACATCATTCTCGATTTCTTGGCGAGGATAATCGAGCTGATACTAGCGGTGATGAACCTGATTTTTCAGGTGATCTGTTTCCTAAGGGATCTCTGTATCGAGGCCATGCAAACATTCGCCAACGTCTTTCGAGGGATCGTTAACGTCGTTAGCAATATCAGCTGCGAAGAGGTCGAGGATTTCGTCTCTGCTTGCATCGTTGTTCTGCTTTGGATCGTCGCATTTAAACTCGTGCGGAATTTGTTGCAA AACTCTCGAATAGCTGCGTTTCTTAAACCACGACACACGAGTTTGAACATAAACGACAATAATAAAGTAGAGAGGCTCGAGCTAGGAGTTTGTCCGGCGCAGAGGAGGACAGGGAAAAGGATAAACCGACGTAACGGCAAGCGACCTCGAACTGATCCTAAACAGGAATTCAATGATTAG
- the LOC117157146 gene encoding uncharacterized protein LOC117157146: MDTGLSWILAFALIALLVSEGWAIDCFKCVSIDGDNKPCDDPFHNNGSLAFLESPCLGGRKGRDGLFPATACIKIAGIYDESGVSLTVRSCALDSGTLTTDSEIIRMSHCGGFYFDDKYVRGCVQSCNDADACNGSTRRAVALVLLTLSIFLGLI, encoded by the exons ATGGATACTGGCCTCTCCTGGATCCTCGCTTTTGCCTTGATCGCGCTCCTCGTATCGGAAG GCTGGGCCATCGATTGTTTCAAGTGCGTGTCGATCGACGGCGACAACAAGCCCTGTGACGATCCGTTTCACAACAACGGGAGTCTGGCCTTCCTGGAGTCGCCATGCTTAGGAGGTCGCAAAGGGCGCGATGGTCTTTTCCCCGCGACTGCGTGCATCAAAATAGCGGGAATATATG ACGAATCCGGGGTCTCTTTGACGGTGAGAAGCTGCGCGCTGGACAGCGGAACTCTGACGACCGACTCCGAAATCATAAGAATGTCACATTGCGGAGGGTTCTATTTCGACGACAA ATACGTTCGTGGATGCGTGCAGTCTTGCAACGATGCGGATGCCTGCAATGGATCCACACGGCGAGCAGTTGCGCTCGTGCTTTTAACTTTATCGATTTTCCTTGGACTAATTTGA